TTTCCTGACTTAAACCAAGAACTAGTAGAAGGTGCACAAGAAGGACCTACTTTTGTCTCAGAATTAGGACAGTCAAATTTGAGTTTATATGTTTATAATTTGGAAGAGAAATTAGTGTTTAGAACGGGAGAACAAGAAGTAGATTTACGTTCCCAAGAAGCTCAACAGCCAGAAATCATAACAAGTGGCGATGTAGCTGGATATCTTCTTATACAGCCTGTTTATTCAAAAGAAACAAGAGAAAAAATAGGCTACGCTCAAGCTTTCTATGATTTGTCTTCATTTTATGATATTCGCAATCGTTTGCTTTTGGTTTTGGTTGTTTTAGAGGTATTATCTTTATTAATAAGTAGTTTGCTAGGATATTTTTTGTCACGATATTTGTTACGTCCTTTAAAGACATTACGAAATACAATGGTAAGTATACAAAAAGACCCTCAGTCAACGATTCTTGCTCCTAAGCCCAAAAGTAGGGATGAGTTAGCTGACTTGACGAATCTTTTTAATGACATGTTAGCTCGTATGCGTTCATACATTGAACAACAAGAACAATTTGTGGAAGATGTCTCTCATGAGTTACGTACACCTGTTGCAGTAATCGAAGGCCATTTGAATATGTTGCAACGTTGGGGTAAGGATGACCCAAAAATTTTAGAGGAGTCTATTGAAGCCAGTATACAGGAAATTACCCGAATGAAGACTTTAGTCCAAGAGATGTTGGACCTTTCTCGTGCTGAACAAGTTGATATATATTATAAAAATGAAGTAACTCCTGCTAAAGAAGTGATTTATCAAGTATTTAATAATTTTAAAATGTTATATCCAGAATTCAAATTTACGGTAGATGATGATTTGAAAAAAGAAGTTATGATTGCAATTTATCGTGATCATTTCGAACAAATCTTGATTATCATTATGGATAATGCAGTGAAATATTCAACCGAACGTAAAGAAGTGCATCTTTCAGTTTCTAACAATAAAAGAGAACTTGAATTAGCAATCCAGGATTTCGGTGAAGGAATGACACAAGAAAATATGGATAAGGTCTTTCATCGATTTTATCGAGTGGACAAAGCAAGGGCCCGTGATAAAGGCGGAAATGGTTTGGGCTTGTCCATTGTTCAAAAATTGCTAGATAGTTATAACGGTCAAATTATGGTGGAAAGTAGTCTAGAGCAAGGCACAATTTTCAGGGTCGATTTGCCCTTAGTCGTAAATGAAGAAAAAAGTAATGAATTATAGATGATTAAGAAAAAACAATAACAATTAAACGAACTTTAAAGCTAGTTTTCTAGTAAAAGTTCGTTTCTAATTTTTTATGAATTTTATCTATTTTTATTGTTGATTTTTATCCAAATAATTGCTATATTAATAAATGTTCTTGTTATATTAAATTATTTGTTTTTGCTGAGTTTTAAAAAAGGTTATTGACGAATTCAAAAACAAATGATATTATAACAAAGGCGTTAAATTAAAAGTAATGATTTTTGAGGAAATAAAAAAGTTATTTCGCATCAATAAAAAAAATCATTGACAATTATTGATTCTCTTGATAAGATATAAAAGTTGCTACGGCAACGAAAAAGAGAAAAACGTAGACCTTTGAAAACTGAACAAAGCAACCAAACGAACCAATGTGTAGGGCGTCTCGATTCAAGAGACAAACACAAAAGAAACGCAAGCATTTCATTGAGCTAAATGATCAACTTTTTAAGATGAGAGTTTGATCCTGGCTCAGGACGAACGCTGGCGGCGTGCCTAATACATGCAAGTCGAACGCTGCACCTTTTCAACTTCGGTTGAAAAGGCTGCGGAGTGGCGGACGGGTGAGTAACACGTGGGGAACCTACCCAGCAGCGGGGGATAACACTTGGAAACAGGTGCTAATACCGCATAGGACTTTTTTTCGCCTGAAAGGAAGTTAAAAGACGCTTTTTGCGTCACTGCTGGAGGGACCCGCGGTGCATTAGCCAGTTGGTGAGGTAACGGCTCACCAAAGCAACGATGCATAGCCGACCTGAGAGGGTGATCGGCCACACTGGGACTGAGACACGGCCCAGACTCCTACGGGAGGCAGCAGTAGGGAATCTTCGGCAATGGACGCAAGTCTGACCGAGCAACGCCGCGTGAGTGAAGAAGGTTTTCGGATCGTAAAGCTCTGTTGTCAGCCAAGAACAGGAAAAAGAGGCAATGCTTTTTCTTTGACGGTAGCTGACCAGAAAGCCACGGCTAACTACGTGCCAGCAGCCGCGGTAATACGTAGGTGGCAAGCGTTGTCCGGATTTATTGGGCGTAAAGGGAGCGCAGGCGGTTCGTTAAGTCTGATGTGAAAGCCCTCGGCTCAACCGAGGAGGGTCATTGGAAACTGGCGAACTTGAGTGCAGAAGAGGAGAGTGGAATTCCATGTGTAGCGGTGAAATGCGTAGATATATGGAGGAACACCGGTGGCGAAGGCGACTCTCTGGTCTGTAACTGACGCTGAGGCTCGAAAGCGTGGGTAGCAAACAGGATTAGATACCCTGGTAGTCCACGCCGTAAACGATGAGTGCTAAGTGTTGGAGGGTTTCCGCCCTTCAGTGCTGCAGTTAACGCATTAAGCACTCCGCCTGGGGAGTACGACCGCAAGGTTGAAACTCAAAGGAATTGACGGGGGCCCGCACAAGCGGTGGAGCATGTGGTTTAATTCGAAGCAACGCGAAGAACCTTACCAGGTCTTGACATCCTTTGTCCGCCCTAGAGATAGGGCTTCCCCTTCGGGGGCAAAGTGACAGGTGGTGCATGGTTGTCGTCAGCTCGTGTCGTGAGATGTTGGGTTAAGTCCCGTAACGAGCGCAACCCTTATGGCTAGTTGCCAGCATTTAGTTGGGCACTCTAGTCAGACTGCCGGTGACAAACCGGAGGAAGGTGGGGATGACGTCAAATCATCATGCCCCTTATGACCTGGGCTACACACGTGCTACAATGGGAAGTACAACGAGCGCGCCAAGCCGTAAGGCCGAGCGAATCTCTGAAAGCTTCTCTCAGTTCGGATTGCAGGCTGCAACTCGCCTGCATGAAGCCGGAATCGCTAGTAATCGCGGATCAGCATGCCGCGGTGAATCCGTTCCCGGGCCTTGTACACACCGCCCGTCACACCACGAGAGTTCGTAACACCCGAAGTCGGTGAGGTAACCGCAAGGAGCCTGCCGCCGAAGGTGGGACGAACGATTGGGGTGAAGTCGTAACAAGGTAGCCGTATCGGAAGGTGCGGCTGGATCACCTCCTTTCTAAGGAAATTTAACGGAACCCTACACGTTCGTGGATGCTTTGTTCAGTTTTGAGAGGTCTACTCTCAACCCATCACGTTCCTTGAAAACTGGATAGAAAAAGAAACACACCAACCGAGTTAAAAGAACCATCATTCGATGGTTTCATACATCAGCTCGCAACCCTTTGATCGCTCAAAGAGACGTTGCGAGAACGGTTCGACCTTTGGGTCGAATCAGGTTAAGTAAGAAAGGGCACACGGTGAATGCCTTGGCACTAGGAGCCGATGAAGGACGGGACCAACGCCGATATGCTCTGGGGAGCTGTAAGTAAGCTAGGATCCAGAGATCTCCGAATGGGGAAACCCCGCATTTTTGATCGAATGCGGCTTGACCTGTGAATACATAGCAGGCAAGCGGAACACGCAGGGAACTGAAACATCTTAGTACCTGCCGGAAGAAAAAGAAAAATCGATTCCCTGAGTAGCGGCGAGCGAAACGGGATCAGCCCAAACCAAGATGCTTGCATCTTGGGGTTGTAGGACGTTCATTTACGTTAACTGGGTGCCAGCCGAACGCTTTGGAACGAGCGGCCGTAGCGGGTAAGAGCCCCGTAGGCGAAGACACGCAAAAGCGTTGAACGGATCCTGAGTACGGCGGTACACGCGAAATACCGTCGGAAACCGGGAGGACCATCTCCCAAGGCTAAATACTCCCTAGTGACCGATAGTGAACCAGTACCGTGAGGGAAAGGTGAAAAGGACCCCGGAAGGGGAGTGAAAGAGCCCCTGCAACCGTGTGCTTACAAGAAGTTAGAGCCCGTTAATGGGTGATAGCGTGCCTATTGCAGAATGAACCGGCGAGTTGCGTGGACGGGCCAGGTTAAGTCAAAAAAGACGGAGCCGTAGCGAAAGCGAGTCTGAAGAGGGCGATCGAGTCCGTGCACGCAGACCCGAAGCCAGGTGATCTACCCATGTCCAGGTTGAAGGTGCGGTAATACGCACTGGAGGACCGCACCCACGTACGTTGAAAAGTGCGGGGATGAGGTGTGGGTAGCGGAGAAATTCCAAACGAACTTGGCGATAGCTGGTTCTCTCCGAAATAGCTTTCGGGCTAGCGTCCCGGGACCAATGATGGAGGTAGAGCACTGTTTGGATGAGGGGCCCCTCTCGGGTTACCGAATCCAGATAAACTCCGAATGCCATACATTGCGCCGGGGCAGTCAGACGGTGAGCGATAAGGTCCATCGTCGAAAGGGAAACAGCCCAGACCACCAGCTAAGGCCCCTAAATGTATGTTAAGTGGAAAAGGAGGTGGGGTGGCACAGACAACTAGGATGTTGGCTTAGAAGCAGCCATCATTGAAAGAGTGCGTAATAGCTCACTAGTCGAGTGACCCTGCGCCGAAAATGTACCGGGGCTAAACATACTGCCGAAGCTGTGGAAAACACCTCAGGTGTTTTGGTAGGAGAGCGTTCTAAGGGCGGTGAAGGTCGATCGCAAGGACGACTGGAGCGCTTAGAAGTGAGAATGCCGGTATGAGTAGCGAAAGACAGGTGAGAATCCTGTCCACCGTAAGACTAAGGTTTCCTGGGGCAGGCTCGTCCGCCCAGGGTTAGTCGGGACCTAAGCTGAGGCCGATAGGCGTAGGCGATGGATGACAGGTTGATATTCCTGTACCTGAAAGCTTCATTTGAGTGATGGAGGGACGCAGGAGGTTAAGGAAAGCAGACGAACGGAAAGGTCTGTCCAAGCCGCAAGCCGGAGAAAGAGTGAAAGGCTTTTTCTCATCGAACGGTAAGCGGTGAAGGGGAGGGAAATTTCAGTACCGAAGTTCCGATATCCCACTGCCAAGAAAAACTTCTAGCAAGAAGCTTTCAGCCCGTACCGTAAACCGACACAGGTAGTCGAGGAGAGTATCCTCAGGTGAGCGAGTGAACTCTCGTTAAGGAACTCGGCAAAATGACCCCGTAACTTCGGAAGAAGGGGTGCTGCTCGAAGGAGCAGCCGCAGTGACTAGGCCCAAACGACTGTTTATCAAAAACACAGGTCTCTGCAAAATCGTAAGATGACGTATAGGGGCTGACGCCTGCCCGGTGCTGGAAGGTTAAGAGGAGTGCTTAGCGTAAGCGAAGGTACGAATTGAAGCCCCAGTAAACGGCGGCCGTAACTATAACGGTCCTAAGGTAGCGAAATTCCTTGTCGGGTAAGTTCCGACCCGCACGAAAGGCGCAACGATTTGGGCACTGTCTCAACGAGAGACTCGGTGAAATTTTAGTACCTGTGAAAATGCAGGTTACCCGCGACAGGACGGAAAGACCCCATGGAGCTTTACTGTAATTTGATATTGGGTGTCTGTAGTGCATGTACAGGATAGGTAGGAGCCGTAGAATACGGGACGCGAGTCTCGTAGGAGGCGTCCGTGGGATACTACCCTTGCGCTAGGGCCACTCTAACCCGCGCCACTTAGCGTGGCGGGAGACAGTGTCAGATGGGCAGTTTGACTGGGGCGGTCGCCTCCCAAAAAGTAACGGAGGCGCCCCAAGGTTCCCTCAGAATGGTTGGAAATCATTCAACGAGTGTAAAGGCAGAAGGGAGCTTGACTGCGAGACGGACAAGTCGAGCAGGGACGAAAGTCGGGCTTAGTGATCCGGTGGTTCCGCATGGAAGGGCCATCGCTCAACGGATAAAAGCTACCCTGGGGATAACAGGCTTATCTCCCCCAAGAGTCCACATCGACGGGGAGGTTTGGCACCTCGATGTCGGCTCGTCGCATCCTGGGGCTGTAGTCGGTCCCAAGGGTTGGGCTGTTCGCCCATTAAAGCGGCACGCGAGCTGGGTTCAGAACGTCGTGAGACAGTTCGGTCCCTATCCGTCGCGGGCGTAGGAAATTTGCGAGGCGCTGTCCTTAGTACGAGAGGACCGGGATGGACCTACCGCTGGTGTACCAGTTGTCGTGCCAACGGCATCGCTGGGTAGCTACGTAGGGCAGGAATAAACGCTGAAAGCATCTAAGCGTGAAGTCCCCCTCAAGATGAGATTTCCCCTTTCGAAAAGAAAGTAAGATCCCTGAGAGATGATCAGGTAGATAGGTCCGAAGTGGAAGACCCGTGAGGGTTGGAGCGGACGGATACTAATCGATCGAGGACTTAACCAAAAAAGGTGGCGGGGTTTCTTTTTCATTCAGTTTTGAGGGAACGTGAGATTCCCGTGTGTGGTGATGATGGCAAGAAGGAGACACCTGTTCCCATGCCGAACACAGTCGTTAAGCTTCTTAGCGCCAATTGTAGTGAGGGGCTTCCCCTTGTGAGAGTCGGACATCGCCACGCCGAACATTCCGGCATAGCTCAGTTGGTAGTAGCGCATGACTGTTAATCATGATGTCGTAGGTTCGAGTCCTACTGCCGGAGTTCTCTATTGAGAAAATTGAAGAGTATGGGTTTCTTTGAGCTTGGAGAGTTGTCCGAGAGGCCGAAGGAGCATGATTGGAAATCATGTAGATGGTATTCACTGTCTCAAGGGTTCGAATCCCTTACTCTCCGTAACCAAGTTTGGTCCGTTGGTCAAGAGGTTAAGACACCGCCCTTTCACGGCGGTAACACGGGTTCGAGTCCCGTACGGACCATTAAATTGAAACTTGGAGGTTTAGCTCAGCTGGGAGAGCATCTGCCTTACAAGCAGAGGGTCATAGGTTCGAGCCCTATAACCTCCATACGGTCTGGTAGTTCAGTTGGTTAGAATGCCTGCCTGTCACGCAGGAGGTCGCGGGTTCGAGTCCCGTCCAGACCGTTAGTTATAGATTATAGCTTTGGATCGATAGCTCAGTCGGTAGAGCAACGGATTGAAGCTCCGTGTGTCGGCAGTTCGATTCTGTCTCGATCCATTGGAGGAGTAGCGAAGTGGCTAAACGCGGCGGACTGTAAATCCGTTCCTTCGGGTTCAAAGGTTCGAATCCTTTCTCCTCCATTTATAGGGACATAGTTCAATGGTAGAACAACGGTCTCCAAAACCGTCGATGCGGGTTCAACTCCTGCTGTCCCTGCCATGGCGAATATGGCGAAGTGGTTAACGCACCGGATTGTGGCTCCGGCATGCGTGGGTTCGATCCCCACTATTCGCCCTTAGTATTATTGGGATATAGCCAAGCGGTAAGGCAATGGACTTTGACTCCATCATGCGCTGGTTCGAATCCAGCTATCCCAGTTAGTTATCCTATTGCACCATAGGAATCCTAATAGTATAATGGCGGTATAGCCAAGTGGTAAGGCAGAGGTCTGCAAAACCTTTATCACCGGTTCAAATCCGGTTACCGCCTTAGTACTAAATAATATTTTGCCGGCGTGGCGGAATTGGCAGACGCGCTGGACTCAAAATCCAGTGCCCGTTAAGGGCGTGTCGGTTCGACCCCGACCGCCGGTATCTGATATAAGCGATAAACATTGTTTTAAAAGGGCTCTTTGTCAATTGGTGTTGGTAAAGAAAACTCGATAAATAAAGGAAGCAGTTAGGCGCTATGGTCTAGCTGCTTTTTTTAGTTTGTATAGGTAAGGGTCCGGGTTGGAAATACTTTCCTCGGTATAAAAAGATCCGTTGCCGAAAGTTCTCAAAGCTATGGAAACCATAAGCGACTCGTTTTAGGACTTTAATATGATTATTTAAACCTTCTAAAGGACCATTAGAGTAAGGCACCGTTAAAGCCAGCTGGATCTCTTGTCGATACTTGCGAAAGGTCTTGACTACGGGCTGAAACGGGCCAGGAAGCTGAGACAAATCGGTTTTTAATAATTGATCCAAACACTCGGTGTCTTGCTTATGAAATGCGGAAAGAAAGGAATGATAAAGTTTATAGCCTTGTCTAAGTAGTGAATGATAACTTAATAAGCGATCGACAATCTCTTGCTCGGTTAAATGATCTCGAAAACTAGGCCGCCAATATCGTTTTTTGTAATCCAGTGTCCAAGCTTTTTAATGACGCCGTTAATCACTTCTTTTTGAAAACAATCTTCTGCAAAAGTCAGATTTAAGTCTAGGATATCTAGGATTTCTTTAGTATAATGAGAGATGGACATCTTGAAACACTCCTTTGGATATTTGTTTGGTAACTTTATTCTACGGGTTTTCAAGGTGTCTGTTTTCTATTTTGCTCAGAAAATATAAAAAACTAGTATGGGCTACAAGAAAATCATTCTTGTCTACCAACACTAGAAATTATAGAGCCTTTAAAAGTGTTTATCGCTTTTTTTGTGTCAAAAATGGGGCTGGATTTTATAATGAAGTTAGCCACCTGGCTAACATATAAAAAACGCCATGTGAATTTCATGTTATATTGAAGTTACCACTAACTCTCAATAGACAGGATGAATTCACATGACGCACTCTAACCATACCACATCAGCACGTAAGGGAAAACACTTATCTTATTCAGAGCGGTCTCAAATCGCTATTTTAAAGCAAGAAAACTATTCCAATCGTCGGATTGCTAGTGTTTTAGAACGTGCTCCACAAACAATCAATAATGAGGTGAAGCGCGGAACGGTCACACAACTTAAACGCCAAAAGCAAAAAGGAAAGGTCTATGATTACTATACTGAAGCTTATGACGCTGATGCTGGACAAGCAGCTTATGACAGACATCGTTTAAACTGTGGCCGACGGCCAAAATGGGCGGATATAGATACCTTTATAGAATGGGCCGATGATAAGATGTTGCTTGATAAATGGTCCCCTGATGCCGTGACTGGTTTTGCGTTAGAGCATGAGTTGTTTGATCGTGCCATTATTCCTAGTACAACAACACTTTACAATTGGATAGATAAAGGAATCATGCGAACAACGAACCTTGATCTTTTAGAAAAGCTCTCTCGTAAACCAAAAGTGTCCTCTCTGAAGAAACGCCCAAATAAACGTATTCTCGGGCAATCGATAGACAAACGGCCTAAAGAAATTGATAGCCGTGAAACTTTTGGTCACTGGGAAATCGACACAGTCGTTGGTAATAAGGAGAAGACCGATGCCGTACTACTAACATTAGTTGAACGACAAACCCGCTTTGAAGTTATTATGAAGGTAAACGGTAAAGATCAATATTCAGTGGACGAAGCCATTTATTCTCTTCAAGAACGCGCTGGAGATGACTTTTCTACTATGTTTAAGACGATTACTTCAGATAATGGATCTGAATTTGCAGGTCTACATGAAGCGTTAAAGGATACCCTGGATGTTTATTTTAGCCATCCTTATGCATCATTTGAGCGAGGAACGAGTGAGAATCAGCATAAATTCATTCGTCGCTTCATTCCGAAAGGAAAGTCGATGGGTCAAGTTTTAGAATCACAATGCTTACGTATACAACAATGGATGAACGATTATCCCAGAAAAATATTGGATTATAAAACACCTCATGAGTGTTTCGTCAATGCCTTACGATTAGAAAAGCAAGTGGCTTAACCCGTGAGGGCTTGACAACGAGCCTCCTTCGACATGATTTTAAAGCTGTAGAGCTGGCTGAAGCCAGCTTGTCAAAAGACTATCATGTCTCAGCTCATTATCAAGCCCTCACTACACAGATAGTAACCGTCAAATATCGCATGAAATTTAGTTTCACTAAGTGGCTAACTTAAACTTGAAATTTTGGGGCATGGAAGGTAAAATGAATTCAGGCGATGCTCATTTAGCGGTCGATTATAAACAGCTACTTGAAGTTGGATTGAAAGGCTATGAAAAACGAACATTAAACGCTAAAGCAGCATTAGATTTAACAAAACCAGAAAGTATCGCTAAATATCATTTTTATGATGCGATTTTAATCGTAATTGCTGCTGTGAAAAAATTCGCAAAACGTTACGCTGATTTAGCAAAAGAAACGGCAAAGACGGTCAATTCCCAACGAAGTGCTGAACTTCTTGAAATTAGTCGTATTTGTAATAAAGTCCCTTATGAGCCAGCAGAAAGTTTTACAGAAGCCATCCAAGCTACTTGGTTCATGCAATTGATTTTACAAATTGAATCCAACGGTCACTCTTTATCTTATGGTCGTTTCGACCAGTATATGTACCCTTATTTGAAAGCAGATTTAAATAAAGGACTTGTTACAGAAAATGAAGCGGTCGAACTATTGACTAACCTATGGATTAAGACATTAACAATTAATAAAGTTCGTAGCCAAGCTCATACTTATAGTAGCGCTGGAAGCCCTTTGTATCAAAATGTCACAGTAGGTGGACAAACGCGCGATAAAAAAGATGCTGTCAATCGATTGTCGTTTTTAGTTTTACAAAGTGTAGC
This region of Tetragenococcus osmophilus genomic DNA includes:
- a CDS encoding HAMP domain-containing sensor histidine kinase, which produces MKRKNTGEKELKKTSLTIKWAFASSFFIFVVFTVFAIITYKTAVNLIIEREQEEAQQTTYEAVSHLANANQPLDKELSYKNLIEFPDLNQELVEGAQEGPTFVSELGQSNLSLYVYNLEEKLVFRTGEQEVDLRSQEAQQPEIITSGDVAGYLLIQPVYSKETREKIGYAQAFYDLSSFYDIRNRLLLVLVVLEVLSLLISSLLGYFLSRYLLRPLKTLRNTMVSIQKDPQSTILAPKPKSRDELADLTNLFNDMLARMRSYIEQQEQFVEDVSHELRTPVAVIEGHLNMLQRWGKDDPKILEESIEASIQEITRMKTLVQEMLDLSRAEQVDIYYKNEVTPAKEVIYQVFNNFKMLYPEFKFTVDDDLKKEVMIAIYRDHFEQILIIIMDNAVKYSTERKEVHLSVSNNKRELELAIQDFGEGMTQENMDKVFHRFYRVDKARARDKGGNGLGLSIVQKLLDSYNGQIMVESSLEQGTIFRVDLPLVVNEEKSNEL
- a CDS encoding IS30 family transposase, with the translated sequence MTHSNHTTSARKGKHLSYSERSQIAILKQENYSNRRIASVLERAPQTINNEVKRGTVTQLKRQKQKGKVYDYYTEAYDADAGQAAYDRHRLNCGRRPKWADIDTFIEWADDKMLLDKWSPDAVTGFALEHELFDRAIIPSTTTLYNWIDKGIMRTTNLDLLEKLSRKPKVSSLKKRPNKRILGQSIDKRPKEIDSRETFGHWEIDTVVGNKEKTDAVLLTLVERQTRFEVIMKVNGKDQYSVDEAIYSLQERAGDDFSTMFKTITSDNGSEFAGLHEALKDTLDVYFSHPYASFERGTSENQHKFIRRFIPKGKSMGQVLESQCLRIQQWMNDYPRKILDYKTPHECFVNALRLEKQVA